A genomic stretch from Telmatocola sphagniphila includes:
- a CDS encoding ArnT family glycosyltransferase has protein sequence MILTTVMALCTFPNLGTHSLWDVDEGVNAEAAREMLEAGTWIVPTFNYELRTAKPVMLYWWQMASYKLFGISEWSARLPSVLAGFGTVFITYFLGRRMFDAMTGLISGLLLTTAIEFCLLSHTASPDSILVFFTTLSFYCFWRFSENGGRGWFIPMAAACALAVLTKGPIGVGLPGLVVLVYLGWNKQLSRLWDRKLIQASLVFLLLALPWYVMVGVETRGEFLRVFFGRENISRFTTPMENHSGNPFFHLIALIIGFAPGSIFLGLAFWEAVKQCRTSQLDYAPYRLLLTWFAVYLAVFSIAATKLPNYVFPLYPATAIVCGRFVERWRSQQIAGYSWGMPVALSALLLVGLITIAGLLIASGAITLPIKKMRVFPGLEKSAWVGMFPLLGAIAGYYFWLRGNRNRILMCITTSAVGFMTCLAAFPILQMDQYKAPRALVEESQLRQRERDIRIASIYWFKPTTVFYTQREILKLEHLEDAVSFLNSPRESYLILTENTWKELEKDLLRPFRLVSQHYDFYEDKNVLVISNRP, from the coding sequence ATGATCCTAACGACGGTAATGGCTTTGTGCACATTCCCCAATCTCGGCACGCATAGCCTGTGGGATGTCGACGAAGGTGTTAATGCGGAAGCCGCCCGGGAAATGCTGGAGGCCGGCACTTGGATTGTGCCCACTTTTAATTATGAACTGCGCACGGCCAAGCCGGTGATGCTCTATTGGTGGCAGATGGCCTCCTATAAGCTTTTTGGCATCTCCGAGTGGTCGGCAAGGCTACCGAGCGTCCTGGCCGGTTTTGGTACGGTGTTTATCACCTACTTCCTGGGTCGACGCATGTTCGATGCGATGACGGGTTTGATCAGCGGTTTACTCCTGACGACAGCCATCGAGTTCTGTCTACTTTCCCACACGGCCAGCCCGGATTCTATCCTGGTATTCTTCACTACCCTGTCCTTCTATTGTTTCTGGCGATTTTCAGAAAATGGTGGTCGAGGGTGGTTCATTCCGATGGCCGCCGCATGCGCCTTGGCGGTCCTTACGAAGGGGCCTATCGGAGTGGGTCTGCCTGGGCTGGTGGTCCTAGTTTATCTGGGTTGGAACAAACAACTCTCGCGGCTATGGGATCGCAAGCTGATTCAAGCCAGTTTGGTTTTCCTGCTCCTGGCATTACCCTGGTATGTGATGGTCGGCGTGGAAACCCGCGGCGAATTTCTCCGAGTCTTCTTCGGTCGAGAAAATATTTCCCGATTCACGACGCCCATGGAAAACCATAGCGGTAATCCGTTCTTTCATCTGATCGCCTTGATCATTGGTTTCGCTCCAGGCAGTATTTTCCTCGGCTTGGCATTTTGGGAAGCCGTCAAACAATGCCGAACTTCCCAACTCGACTATGCTCCGTACCGATTGTTGTTGACCTGGTTTGCAGTCTATCTCGCGGTTTTCTCCATCGCGGCCACCAAATTGCCGAACTATGTGTTTCCCCTTTATCCAGCGACGGCTATCGTGTGCGGACGATTTGTGGAACGCTGGCGAAGTCAGCAAATTGCGGGCTATAGCTGGGGGATGCCGGTAGCGTTGAGTGCCCTTTTACTGGTCGGTCTGATAACCATAGCGGGTCTTTTAATCGCCAGCGGTGCCATCACCCTACCGATCAAAAAGATGCGCGTTTTTCCTGGGCTCGAGAAAAGCGCCTGGGTGGGAATGTTCCCGTTGCTGGGTGCAATTGCGGGTTACTACTTTTGGCTTCGCGGAAACCGGAATCGAATTCTGATGTGTATTACGACGAGCGCCGTGGGGTTCATGACCTGTCTTGCGGCTTTTCCAATCTTACAGATGGACCAATACAAAGCACCGCGAGCTCTGGTCGAAGAGAGCCAACTCCGGCAACGCGAAAGGGATATTCGTATAGCCTCGATTTACTGGTTCAAGCCCACGACGGTCTTCTACACCCAACGGGAGATTCTAAAGTTGGAACATCTGGAGGACGCAGTCAGTTTCTTGAATTCGCCGCGGGAATCCTATCTGATTTTGACGGAGAACACCTGGAAGGAATTGGAGAAGGACCTCCTCAGGCCATTTCGATTAGTCAGCCAGCATTACGATTTTTACGAAGACAAAAATGTGCTGGTAATCAGCAACCGTCCGTAA